A window from Fibrobacter sp. UWB11 encodes these proteins:
- a CDS encoding SufE family protein translates to MSESIVDRQEKIRAKFASFSDPDDKWKFLLDLAREHKGMDASLKAEKFIIQGCASTMYLVPKFENGKIHFEMDVEGGTTNPLISRGLGALALQIFNDMTPADILSVDPTFFQQIGLNVGLSPTRSNGFASLMKQIYLYARVFDAISKK, encoded by the coding sequence ATGTCAGAAAGTATTGTTGATCGTCAAGAAAAAATTAGGGCCAAGTTCGCCTCGTTTAGCGACCCCGATGACAAGTGGAAATTCCTCTTGGATTTGGCTCGCGAGCACAAGGGCATGGATGCTTCGCTTAAGGCGGAAAAGTTCATTATCCAGGGCTGTGCCTCGACGATGTATCTTGTGCCGAAATTTGAAAATGGAAAGATTCATTTTGAAATGGATGTCGAAGGCGGTACGACGAATCCGCTCATTAGCCGTGGTCTCGGTGCGCTTGCATTGCAGATTTTCAATGACATGACTCCGGCTGATATTCTTTCGGTGGATCCGACATTTTTCCAGCAGATTGGTTTGAATGTAGGGCTTTCACCTACACGCTCGAACGGATTTGCAAGCCTGATGAAACAGATTTATTTATATGCACGCGTCTTTGACGCAATTTCAAAAAAATAG
- a CDS encoding NAD(P)/FAD-dependent oxidoreductase, whose protein sequence is MTTFRSNSYNAVICGAGPAGLMAAYQLGKLTGCGGRILLLDKKEPWKEPIFCAEAVSTHRLNELWPIDESWVRGSISGIYFTSPKGYKAEFYSKDCGRLLDRSKFHHAIADACVEAGVECRFDALVKSISRSENGWNLNVQVGEEFFEISAKTVIDATGPGCRLTRGIPCLEGIESGDTDLEPGIFAVAEGIEHKRDHIDLFYGSEFPGGYGWIFPRDGKEVNIGFVLAKDAKPDMPLREKLKHFIDTHYPGASIKAIYGGMIACGQSNKPLAKCGLFKAGDAASCVNPMSRSGIVEALLSGKITAEAVYEWLNASDDDARVRIEASVLDRWMASLGKSHLQIARAKPGLAKIKDEQFDKAAERLSKLPREKQTLLRIFFAVLWSCPSVIWKMRSFLH, encoded by the coding sequence ATGACAACTTTTCGTTCAAATTCTTACAATGCGGTGATTTGCGGTGCAGGTCCGGCCGGTCTTATGGCGGCTTACCAGCTAGGAAAATTGACAGGCTGTGGCGGACGAATTCTTCTTTTGGACAAAAAAGAACCTTGGAAAGAGCCCATTTTTTGCGCCGAAGCTGTATCTACCCATCGTTTGAACGAATTGTGGCCGATTGACGAGTCCTGGGTGCGTGGAAGTATCTCCGGTATTTACTTTACATCGCCCAAGGGTTACAAGGCTGAATTTTACAGTAAAGATTGCGGTCGCTTGCTCGATCGATCCAAATTCCATCATGCGATTGCCGATGCCTGCGTTGAAGCGGGGGTGGAATGTCGCTTTGACGCTCTTGTCAAAAGTATTTCGCGTAGCGAAAATGGCTGGAATTTGAATGTCCAGGTGGGCGAAGAATTCTTTGAAATTTCTGCAAAAACGGTCATTGATGCAACTGGGCCGGGCTGCCGCCTCACTCGAGGAATCCCGTGCCTAGAAGGGATTGAATCGGGCGATACCGATTTGGAACCGGGTATTTTTGCTGTGGCCGAGGGTATTGAGCACAAGCGTGACCATATCGACCTGTTTTACGGAAGTGAATTCCCGGGTGGTTACGGTTGGATTTTCCCGCGTGATGGCAAGGAAGTGAATATTGGTTTTGTTCTTGCGAAAGATGCAAAGCCCGATATGCCTTTGCGTGAAAAACTCAAACATTTTATTGATACCCATTATCCTGGAGCAAGTATCAAGGCTATTTATGGTGGCATGATTGCTTGCGGGCAGTCCAATAAACCGCTTGCAAAGTGCGGACTCTTTAAGGCGGGGGATGCTGCAAGTTGCGTAAACCCGATGAGCCGTTCGGGGATTGTCGAGGCTCTTTTGAGCGGAAAGATTACGGCGGAAGCTGTTTATGAGTGGCTGAATGCCTCTGATGATGATGCCCGAGTTCGCATCGAAGCTTCTGTCCTTGACCGCTGGATGGCCTCTTTGGGCAAGTCTCATTTGCAGATTGCAAGGGCAAAGCCCGGGCTTGCCAAAATCAAGGATGAACAGTTTGACAAGGCGGCGGAACGCTTGTCGAAACTCCCGCGCGAAAAGCAGACGTTGCTCCGGATTTTCTTTGCTGTGCTGTGGTCTTGCCCGTCTGTAATTTGGAAAATGCGTTCTTTTTTGCATTAG
- a CDS encoding pentapeptide repeat-containing protein, whose translation MNMKNVYKFGLCLLSALALNVSAQDFRGKDLNTSFRDKKITNYQFQKSRAVKGVTDFQRCNGESPDFEEANLPEVSFRNAVISKANFENANLKGATISGADIRSTSFEGANLEGANLYRATLLDSKFPKANLKNARMDAMKVSDECDFSKADLTQASATDMDLTRADFSKANLTNTNFSRSLMANSDLRKTTMEKTDFTACNLIAANFKGVKLNNVNFAKAGLSQAEFGGATFNNVNLQEADLSLTTFNDVDLSRTQLQKAKFAQSKVKNMKFNNQDLNGVIFDKGDVSKSSFDKTKLNKASFFDANVSKNVFNYAELMKAVFDGAYVFKDIFDNADLTKAVFANSTIERSAFNNAQLSGANFSGAKLIKVTFLNAKMEGVKIDADTKMEDVDFSGADLTGAKIEKFTAKKVFYNERTKFPAGFDPRAYGFKRPGEK comes from the coding sequence ATGAATATGAAGAACGTCTATAAATTTGGTCTCTGCCTCCTTAGTGCTCTTGCGCTCAACGTCTCTGCGCAAGACTTCAGAGGCAAGGACCTGAATACATCCTTCCGCGATAAGAAGATTACCAACTACCAGTTCCAGAAGTCCAGAGCCGTCAAGGGCGTTACCGACTTCCAGCGCTGCAACGGTGAATCCCCGGACTTCGAAGAAGCAAACCTTCCCGAAGTTTCGTTCCGCAATGCCGTGATCAGCAAGGCGAACTTCGAAAACGCCAACCTCAAGGGCGCAACGATTAGCGGTGCCGACATCCGTTCGACATCCTTCGAAGGTGCAAACCTCGAAGGCGCAAACCTCTATCGTGCAACTCTTCTTGACAGTAAATTCCCGAAGGCCAACCTCAAGAACGCTCGTATGGACGCCATGAAGGTTTCTGACGAATGCGACTTCAGCAAGGCTGACCTCACCCAGGCTTCTGCAACCGACATGGACCTTACCCGTGCCGACTTCAGCAAGGCAAACCTCACCAACACGAACTTCTCCCGTTCCTTGATGGCTAACAGCGACCTCCGCAAGACCACCATGGAAAAGACGGACTTCACGGCTTGCAACCTCATCGCTGCAAACTTCAAGGGCGTCAAGCTCAACAACGTGAACTTCGCCAAGGCCGGTCTTTCTCAGGCTGAATTCGGCGGTGCAACGTTCAACAACGTGAACCTCCAGGAAGCAGACCTTTCCTTGACCACCTTCAATGACGTGGACCTCTCCAGAACGCAGCTCCAGAAGGCCAAGTTCGCCCAGTCCAAGGTCAAGAACATGAAGTTCAACAACCAGGACTTGAACGGCGTTATCTTCGACAAGGGCGATGTTTCCAAGAGCTCCTTCGACAAGACTAAGCTCAACAAGGCTTCCTTCTTCGATGCCAACGTGAGCAAGAACGTGTTCAACTACGCAGAACTCATGAAGGCCGTGTTCGATGGGGCCTACGTCTTCAAGGACATCTTCGACAACGCCGACCTCACCAAGGCAGTCTTCGCCAACTCCACCATCGAACGCTCCGCATTCAACAATGCTCAGCTCTCCGGTGCAAACTTCTCTGGTGCAAAGCTCATCAAGGTTACCTTCCTCAATGCTAAGATGGAAGGTGTCAAGATCGACGCAGACACCAAGATGGAAGACGTGGACTTCTCCGGTGCAGACTTGACCGGTGCAAAGATTGAAAAGTTCACCGCCAAGAAGGTGTTCTACAACGAAAGAACCAAGTTCCCGGCCGGTTTTGACCCGCGCGCTTACGGTTTCAAGAGACCGGGCGAAAAATAA
- the radA gene encoding DNA repair protein RadA, producing the protein MVALNKSKKEIEYLCTECGNTTPKWAGKCPFCGAWSSLKEHVVEKVVEAGRAGRGLGGPVHKVVLLKDVATEDTRRLSTANLEFDRVLGGGFAPGSLVLIGGDPGIGKSTLVLTTLATMNAAGVKALYVSGEESACQVKLRSERLNVSGSDMMLLCETNLEKILEQAKEVKPLVLVIDSIQTVYKSDLAGTPGCATQLRECTLDLMVFAKNSGCITILIGHVTKDGQIAGPRILEHMVDTVVYFEGDRNHQYRLLRTIKNRFGATDEIGVFEMTSHGLNPVLNPSKVFLQEGVPPTPGSAVCCTMEGSRALLFETQALVNQTNFAVPQRVAAGIDPKRLTIILALLEKFGGVTIGASDVFASIAGGMKVNDASSDLALALAVASNHLNIPISRQTIAIGELGLSGEVRGVSLLDQRLKEAHRLGMAEAVVPASCKLSENVGSMKVVRVHSLADAINWLMDKK; encoded by the coding sequence ATGGTAGCACTAAATAAGTCTAAGAAAGAAATTGAGTATCTCTGTACGGAATGTGGCAATACGACTCCGAAGTGGGCCGGTAAGTGCCCGTTTTGTGGAGCGTGGAGTTCCCTTAAGGAACATGTAGTTGAAAAAGTTGTTGAGGCGGGGCGTGCAGGTCGTGGGCTCGGTGGCCCAGTGCATAAAGTGGTTCTGCTGAAGGATGTGGCAACGGAAGATACACGCCGCTTGAGTACTGCAAATTTAGAATTTGATCGAGTGCTTGGGGGCGGTTTTGCGCCGGGGAGCCTTGTGTTGATTGGTGGTGATCCGGGAATTGGTAAATCAACGCTTGTGCTTACGACTCTTGCGACGATGAATGCGGCGGGTGTCAAAGCGCTATATGTGAGCGGCGAAGAGAGCGCGTGTCAGGTGAAGCTTCGCAGCGAGCGTCTGAACGTTTCGGGGAGCGACATGATGCTCCTTTGCGAAACGAATCTCGAAAAAATTTTGGAACAGGCTAAAGAGGTAAAGCCTCTGGTGCTTGTGATAGATTCCATCCAGACGGTCTATAAAAGTGACCTTGCGGGTACGCCCGGATGCGCAACGCAGCTGCGCGAGTGCACGCTAGACTTGATGGTCTTTGCGAAAAACTCCGGTTGCATTACGATATTGATTGGACATGTGACGAAGGACGGGCAGATTGCCGGTCCGAGGATTTTGGAACACATGGTCGATACTGTTGTGTATTTCGAGGGCGACCGAAATCATCAGTACAGGCTATTGCGCACCATCAAGAATCGCTTTGGCGCGACCGATGAAATCGGTGTTTTTGAGATGACAAGTCATGGGCTGAACCCCGTACTGAATCCGAGCAAGGTCTTTTTGCAGGAAGGCGTGCCACCTACGCCGGGAAGTGCCGTCTGCTGTACGATGGAAGGCTCCCGTGCACTTCTGTTCGAGACTCAGGCTCTTGTAAACCAGACGAATTTTGCAGTACCGCAGCGTGTGGCGGCTGGGATTGACCCGAAACGCCTTACGATTATTCTTGCGCTTTTGGAAAAGTTCGGAGGGGTTACGATAGGTGCTTCGGATGTGTTTGCTAGTATCGCTGGTGGTATGAAGGTGAACGATGCTTCGTCAGACTTGGCGCTTGCGCTTGCCGTGGCGAGTAATCATTTGAACATCCCGATATCTAGGCAGACGATTGCTATTGGCGAACTGGGACTGTCGGGCGAGGTGCGTGGAGTAAGTCTTTTGGACCAAAGGCTAAAAGAAGCTCATCGCTTAGGTATGGCCGAAGCGGTGGTGCCTGCAAGTTGCAAACTTTCTGAGAATGTGGGCTCAATGAAGGTGGTTCGTGTCCATTCGCTTGCCGACGCGATTAACTGGCTCATGGATAAAAAGTAA